The Mesorhizobium loti DNA segment ACGGCAATCCGCAGCAGGTGACCGAGATGGATGCCCTCGTCGCCTATCTGCAAATGCTGGGAACACTGGTCGATTTCAAGACCTATGACGATGCAGCCGGCTACCGCTGAGGGGGACGCAATGAGCTATAATTTGATGCGGGAATTCGCGGACAGCTGGGGTCTGCTTGCCATGGCGCTCTTCTACGTCGGCTGCATTGCCTTTTCCTTGCGTCCCGGCGGCAAAACACAGGCCGATCAAGCCGCCCAGATTCCACTCAAGGACGACTGATCATGAGCAGCGAGCATATCGATGAAGTCTCGGGCATCTCAACGACCGGTCATGAATGGGACGGGATAAGGGAACTCAACAACCCATTGCCCCGATGGTGGGTGATAACCTTCTACATCACCGTCGCTTGGGCGGTGGCTTATACAATTGCGTATCCGGCTTGGCCGATGCTGTCTTCCGCGACCAAGGGTGTGCTTGGCTATTCTAGCCGCAACGCTGTCAAGATTGAGCTGGCGGCTGCCGAAGCCGCCAAGGGCAAATATGTCGCGGCCATCCAGCAGAAGACCGTATCCGAGATCGCAGCCGACGACGCGCTGCGTGAATTCGCGGTAGCGGCCGGCGGAGCTAC contains these protein-coding regions:
- a CDS encoding Cbb3-type cytochrome oxidase, subunit 3; amino-acid sequence: MSYNLMREFADSWGLLAMALFYVGCIAFSLRPGGKTQADQAAQIPLKDD